DNA from Daphnia pulicaria isolate SC F1-1A chromosome 3, SC_F0-13Bv2, whole genome shotgun sequence:
GAAATGAAGTGACTCAAATGAGATTACTTTTTTGGAATTTCCCCTCCATGCAACAGGAAATGAAGTCAAAGGCAACGCTGCTGAATTgtgcaaaacaaaagaaaaacaaaggtCCTACGCAATGCATATGCAATGTGCTTCTAACACAGCATTCGATACCATCTCGTCGCAAATTTCGTTTCCTATTAGAAAACGTGGCCTCTTGGCCTAGattcattgtttttcttttttaatttctgaccATTAAAATATTGATGTAAATTTTGTACCGTTTTTCATCGTTTTAGTTCACTGACTTGAGACTTCCGTTTTAATTTCGAGAACTTTTGGTATGAGAAATTGTGAGATTTGTCATATGTGAgttattttagtatttttacTTCAATGATTGAATATGGTATAGGCAGAAAATGAACTTAggtttaaaagaagaagtgaaAGTAGTGGTGAATTCCCTACTAGTTCCACATTCACGAGGCTTGACTTTGGACAAGCTATTGAATGAGTATGCCAATGTTGAAATGAAAGATTTTCCATACAAGTTAGTATAAATACACTTCTACTTTGTTGAATAAATCTAGTTAACATAGTTTATCTTTTAAAGGCAACTTGGACACAATAACCCAGCTGATTTCTTAGCTTCTATTCCTGATGTAGTGAAATTTACTAGATTACCAAGTGGACATGTTCTTCTCCAAGGTAAATAGTTTAAAATCCATTCATAACCTGCtcgaattattaattttttccatcTTTACCAGCTATTTCTAATTCAAAAACTGGTCACATTCAAGAATTAGTCAAAGGCCAGAAGAATAGTCAAACTGCTAGTTTTAAAAACTATAACAGAATAACTCAATACAACAATCACTATCAACCTCCTGCCAGGCGATATCCCAATCCAACAATGCAGGGCAATAGGAATCACTTCCAACCAACACAATTTTCGGCACCTCCAGGAAGAATGACTCATTCCTATTCTAACATGGCAGGCAACACAAATGGCAAACCAACAGCTTCTCAAGTACAAAGTTTGCtaacttaatttaaaaaaagccaaattaatttttctatttttactgAAGGTTGTACATATCAATGGAAATTCATTGAAGGCTGAAATACCACCATTGCGTACATGTTCAAGTGTTGAATATGAGTCTCAACTGGTGTctgaatttcaaaatctttttcagttttatccTGATGGAATTGACATTGCTCATGTCTTTGCCCTCTATTCGAATAAGTTCAAGAAAGAAGTATATCTTCAAAACATCGAGCCAAATTTGACTTCTTTCGCTTTCTTCCAACGACATGGTAACGTGTTTAGATTGTGGAAGCGTTCAGACAACACGTTGGTGGGTCTTGCAGGACATGAGACACTACGACCAAGTCAATTAGAAACAGCGATTCCGTCACCACATGCAGATCGAGGGAGTCTAACTGGAGCAGTGCCCAAGATGCACACTCCAAATAATGCAGCTTATTCAAACGGTCAATCTCCTACGAATAGAGCGactccaaaatttcaatcaccGACTACTGCAGTCCCTGTTCAATTCACATCTCCGACTAACGTAGCTGCCACACCACAGTCGGAAGATACAATGTATCGTACAACGAATGGACATATTGTTCAAACTCAATGGGCCGCGTTGGATATTCGCACGCGCATTCCTGGGACTAAGCCTTTACAATCAATGATAGTTGGTGGCAGAGATTCTGACGAAACGCTTGCTCGCATCGCTCTACAGAAAGTTGTACCCGTCCCTTGGCACGCCCCACCTCGCGCCGACGAAGTTTTGCCCGACACGTTTGGTatattttattactttgataatTATTTGACAAGTTTGATTTCACATTTATCTCTTTTTCGTTTACACAGGTGTACGTAAACCCAAGATCAAAAACGTTTATGAAGTTAACATCCCAGTGGGACGTCAGGCATTCCCTGGAAATTTAGCCGATTTCGACTATTTCTTTCTGATTGTTGCGGAGGTCTATTCTCCAGGCGAATTCTATTGGTTCTTGAGCGAGAACAGAAAGCCCATTGAAGATCTTACAGATGACATGACGTAACTTGAAAATCATAAAATATGACTGCGGCctcgaaaatttaactttttacattttaaattcaggCTGTTTTACAGCAGTAACCCTGAGTATGTCATATCCCGGACTGAGATGTACATTGGCCAGCTAGTTGCTGCCATGTACACTGACAATCTCTGGTACAGGGCTCGAATCGTTGGATGCCATCAAGACCTTTTCCAGGTTTTTTATGTTGACTATGGTAGTAAAAACTTCGTGAAACTGGACAGGATCCGTCATCTACACctccattttttgaaaatgcctCTGCAggtaactttttattttaaaatggttcGTTTTGTTGCATTAAAATTTCCCTGTTATATTCCAGGCTTTCCGAGGTCGAATCTTTGGCATTCAGCCGTTACAACACGAGCCTAAATGGTCATTTGAATCAGGGAAATGTTTTTTGGATCTCATTAAAGGTGATTAGTTTCAACTGTGTATTCATATAGACAGCTCAtacttattattttaaatacttaGGGTGTAAGATTATTGCTGCTGCAAAGATGATTGAAGAGACCTTAGAGATACCAGAGTATGAAATCGACACAGTCTACTCTTTGACTTTGGTTGATACAACAAAGGAGAACGACATCCACGTCAGtgattatttgattgaaaatggatTTGCTTTGCATTGCGAAGAGGAACAAATTGCTGTTGCCTCCGCAAATTCTGTTTATGAATATTCCACGCCGTCGCCTCCAGCTGAACACACCGGTAGAGCGCCATCACCAAATCCAATTTGCGCGTTTCCCTCATCGGCAGTGAATTCAGTTACAAGCCAGTTGCAAACAACAAGCATCTCGATTACGACACCGACCCTGATTTCAAATAACGAACATCTTGATTTCGAGAATCCATCAATAGACGAACTGTTATTCAGTGAAAGAATTTCTTCGAACATCCAGCCTGAAGAATACGTGATTGCCTCGGTGAAAGAACCCCTTCCGGTCTTAGCATCTGAAAGAAGGTAAAGaagcttatttttttaatactttaacttgatttcaaactccattattttgattgtttgCAGTTTGGAGGCGAATGACTCAAAATGCGTCGATGTACTAGGTAAATCCCCATTTAACTATTTTgctgtttttgtatttttgaaatttcataaTTCTTTATTGGATTTAAATGTCATCAGTTTTGAAAGACGAACGAAGGCTTTATACAGTTGAAGATGGGGGTGAATTGTATCTTCCTAAGCCGGACATCTTGATGCTCATCCCCAGTCTGGATAGTCAAATAGCCGCCTTTAAAGCAAAGATCGACTGCAAAGTAGTCACTGCCCAGACGCATCCAAATATCTTTGCCGATTGCGCAAAGTAAATATCTTGAGCCATAATTTTAcatgattttaaagaaattcatcTGATTTCGTCTTTTAGGGCTGGTGCACCTTGGATGAAAGATGATTCCTTGTCAGAACTCACTCTTTATTCACTGCAGTATGTTTCTCTACTGTTTTTCTTGTGTTCTGTGAAAGATAAGGTTGCTTCTTCAGCTATTGAGGTAATTTACTGTATTTAAgtcatcaaataattaataaagcaTGTATTAACatcattttttcatgtttgtaGGCAAAGCGAAAAGAATTCAACAATAAGTAAATaagcacatttttctttttatgattaGTGATCAAGTTTGAGTCATTAATTACCTtccaattctttattttatttgataaacAAGTATTTAAACCaggaaaaaatcagtttttataaaattgaatcaaaactGTCATTGAACAAAACATACTGTCctaattttgtaatttacTTGTACTGTACTTTCCGTGCAACAATAATACAGaatgtaaaaaattaaaaaattttgaattcaagattaaaattttctgtaaaataaaataaaacgtcttttgtaaattcaaattgtaTTGTAAAATCCagttcaaatttgaaatttatgttAATGAAGAAGTGCAAGTGCTGCCACCTAGAGAAATTTTACCTACTAACAGTAGCTATCTCCTTCTCTGCTGGACTGTTCTTTGCTGTCAAAGACTCAAAGTCAAATCAAACCGACAACTTTGTCGTAGTTTGAAAACCATACTATTGTCGCTATTTTACAGTTAATATAATTCGTCCTGTGCACAATTCACAAAGTCTCTTATTACTTATTACTCAGTCAACACCACCATCAATATGTCTGAAGAATTGCCACCTGGTTGGGAGAAACGTGTAAGCCGATCGTCAGGTAATATAGTCATCTTCTTTAATGCAATTAGCAGCTGGAAACTATTgtgattttcgtttttatttattcactttgaattgattgtaGGAACGAGCTACTACTTGAATATCTACACCAAAGAGAGTCAATGGGATACTCCAACTAAACCAGCAGAGCGTGCTTCATCAAACGGCCCAGAAAAGGTTTGCTTTTATAAATAATTCTCTATTACTGCCATCAAACCAAATTGTAAACTAAAAGTGTATCTCTTAATCAGGTTCAATGCAGTCATCTTCTTGTCAAACACAGGGATTCTCGTAGACCATCATCATGGCGGCAAGACAACATCACCATATCTAAAGAAGAGGCTATGGATTTGCTAGTTGTTTATCAAGAGCAGATTATTAATGGTGAAGCTTCATTTGCTGAATTGGCCTCGAAATACTCAGACTGCAGTTCAGCCAAGAAAGGTGGAGATCTTGGTAGTTTTGGTAGAGGAGCAATGCAGAAACCGTTTGAAGATGCTGCTTTTAGCTTAAAAGTTGGTGGAATGAGTGAACCTGTGTGGACTGATTCAGGAGTTCATATTATTCTTCGCACTGcgtgaattaaatttttcattaaattttctttttactagaATTTTTGGATGTTTCGTCTATTGCATACCCATATACAACATTATTATTGCAAgtataaatttggtttttacaATTTCTTCAACTGAATTAAGAAAACACATCAAGGGTTCAGAGTTTAGATTatctaaaaatttttgtatttaccTGACATTAAGTTTGGTAACACATACTGCATATTTCATGTTTGCTTACtgatgaatttcaaaattgccAATCGATCAGATTATTTACACAAATCGATAACGTCACATAGGAGAAAAAGGGAACGACCACAGAATGAGAATATTAAAATTAGAGGGGTCAGATTACAATTTGGCGATAATCGATAGAACgtggtagttttttttttttgttgttttattttgcgcCTTCGGGACATAGAAGGAATGGATGGTTTACTCTTCTTTATGAAAAATGGGGCCTAAAAAATATCAGGATAGTCTATTGTTCGAGACAAGTGGTGCGGACAACCACTTCGGTCACTTGATATGGATCAGAGTTGGAAGCCGGACGGCGATCTTCCAAGTAACCTTTGCGTTCTTCAGCCACTCCACGAGGCACGCGAATACTGCAACCGCGGTTAGCCACacctgaaaaataatttaaaatttaataaaagaatTCAACTTAATCTCCTTTTGATGTACCGGCAGAGAAATCGTGAATGGACGAAGTTTCACAACGGCCGGTAAGACGTCGCTCATTATCTTTGCCCTCATGGGGATCGTAGGCTTTGATGTGTTTCACATGGCAGCGAGACAATTTTTCAATTGCTTTTTCAATCTCTCTGTAAATTGGAAATGCCAGtttgaaaatcaataattcatcacaatttctttttcaaaaacttacgCAATGCCGTTTTCTTCTCGCATGGCTTTGGTGGAGAAGTTGCAATGGGCTCCAGCTCCGTTCCATTCACCTTTCATCGGTTTAGGATCCAGGGAAACATTGACGCCGAAATCTTCAGCGACGCGATGCAAAATGTAACGAGCCATCCACAAATCATCGCCCATTGTAATACCTTCGCAAGGACCGACTTGAAATTCCCACtgtaacaaaacaacaacaacaacaacaagattaCGATATTTCCCTGACGTAATCTCCTGTTATCTTTTCaaggatttcaaaatttttacctGAGCGGGCATAACTTCAGCGTTGGTCCCCGAAATATTGACCCCGGCGTAAAGAGCAGCACGATAATGAGCTTCGACAATATCTCGTCCGAAAACTTTGTTGGCTCCTACACCGCAATAGTACGGTCCCTGGGGTCCAGGGAAGCCATTCTTGGGCCAGCCGAAGGGATGGAGATCATTATCTAACAGAGTGTATTCTTGCTCAATGCCAAACCATGGCTCGTATTCGGCAGCCGAATTCATGGCTTCAAGGCAAGAGTTGCGATGGTTTGACTCGGTGGGTCTCTTGTTGTACTTGTAAGTGTCACAGAGGACGAGCCTGTTGTTGCCCAAACAGAAAGGATCGCGATAGATGGCCACCGGGTAGAGATAAACATCCGAATTGCTGCCTTCGGCCTGATATGTTGAACTTCCGTCATAGTTCCAAATTGGCAAttctaaacaaaagaaaacgaaacaaacaaaacattgaAGAATTGTTGGCCAGCGGCTAGAAATCTAAAAGATGCAAAAATGTTTCTAGTCGTAACCGGATTTGGAACCTTGTTTTTCTCATTCACCAAGGCCATTATCCGATAGTACGAAACACTCATTATTTATGCGAAGGACCGTGCCAAATGCTCATAAATGGAAAAGAGGGCGTCTCCGACAGAACGACAAAACAAATAGgaagttttcttttgtgtcaaTTATTTACCCGATGGAGTCTTTGGGATGAAATCGATGGTTCTCGTCTTTGCTCGGACGTATTCGCCCGTGCCGTCGATCCAGACATACGTAGCCATGACTTTGTCGTCTGGCTGCGGGAGTCTCATGTAGCGATCCAGCACGGCTTTGTTGGTAGCGGACGCGTTAGTCATTAGACctgccattttttcttttgtgtctgaTGGGTTGTGAAGATTCTCCAAAAATTTCCAATCAAAGTCTTACACGTATCAACGATTCcctgttaaaaaatttaaaaagaaaaaagaaaacatttaattattatttgatattttcgTAGAGATAATCATCTGTCCCTGACTCATATGACTAAAAGGAACTGTGTGGTTGACGGGTCatccaagaaaaataattgcgctgttgcttttattttctttgtctcCATGCCAAAATGTTGTTGTGTTGGTGCTGCTGGTTATGTAAGACAGGCAAAGAGCAACCCAGAGAAAGGAAATTAAGCTGCTAGAGGTTTCTAGTTGGTTGGCcggatcaatttaaaaaaaaaccgctcCGAACTGGATCGACGAAGCGATGTGAACCAGTCGGAACTGGattcagcacacacacacacacacacacaaaggagACGGGAGGGGGGTCACCGTGCAAGGATTTTCCTTGCACGACAGCGCAAGCGCCCAGAGAATACCCCTACATACAGGAGAGACTCCTCATGGCAACAAACCAAGAACGTGCGGGATTTCCGCACGCAATGAACTCGCTCGTCCCCCCACAATCGTTAGATATTTTTCGAGTTTTCGCTTTATCACGCCAGTATGGGCCAGTGAAATTGCGCAATCTCTTCGGGAAACGGCAGATAAAAA
Protein-coding regions in this window:
- the LOC124329028 gene encoding uncharacterized protein LOC124329028, with product MNLGLKEEVKVVVNSLLVPHSRGLTLDKLLNEYANVEMKDFPYKQLGHNNPADFLASIPDVVKFTRLPSGHVLLQAISNSKTGHIQELVKGQKNSQTASFKNYNRITQYNNHYQPPARRYPNPTMQGNRNHFQPTQFSAPPGRMTHSYSNMAGNTNGKPTASQVVHINGNSLKAEIPPLRTCSSVEYESQLVSEFQNLFQFYPDGIDIAHVFALYSNKFKKEVYLQNIEPNLTSFAFFQRHGNVFRLWKRSDNTLVGLAGHETLRPSQLETAIPSPHADRGSLTGAVPKMHTPNNAAYSNGQSPTNRATPKFQSPTTAVPVQFTSPTNVAATPQSEDTMYRTTNGHIVQTQWAALDIRTRIPGTKPLQSMIVGGRDSDETLARIALQKVVPVPWHAPPRADEVLPDTFGVRKPKIKNVYEVNIPVGRQAFPGNLADFDYFFLIVAEVYSPGEFYWFLSENRKPIEDLTDDMTLFYSSNPEYVISRTEMYIGQLVAAMYTDNLWYRARIVGCHQDLFQVFYVDYGSKNFVKLDRIRHLHLHFLKMPLQAFRGRIFGIQPLQHEPKWSFESGKCFLDLIKGCKIIAAAKMIEETLEIPEYEIDTVYSLTLVDTTKENDIHVSDYLIENGFALHCEEEQIAVASANSVYEYSTPSPPAEHTGRAPSPNPICAFPSSAVNSVTSQLQTTSISITTPTLISNNEHLDFENPSIDELLFSERISSNIQPEEYVIASVKEPLPVLASERSLEANDSKCVDVLVLKDERRLYTVEDGGELYLPKPDILMLIPSLDSQIAAFKAKIDCKVVTAQTHPNIFADCAKAGAPWMKDDSLSELTLYSLQYVSLLFFLCSVKDKVASSAIEAKRKEFNNK
- the LOC124329218 gene encoding putative peptidyl-prolyl cis-trans isomerase dodo, with protein sequence MSEELPPGWEKRVSRSSGTSYYLNIYTKESQWDTPTKPAERASSNGPEKVQCSHLLVKHRDSRRPSSWRQDNITISKEEAMDLLVVYQEQIINGEASFAELASKYSDCSSAKKGGDLGSFGRGAMQKPFEDAAFSLKVGGMSEPVWTDSGVHIILRTA
- the LOC124329147 gene encoding glutamine synthetase-like codes for the protein MAGLMTNASATNKAVLDRYMRLPQPDDKVMATYVWIDGTGEYVRAKTRTIDFIPKTPSELPIWNYDGSSTYQAEGSNSDVYLYPVAIYRDPFCLGNNRLVLCDTYKYNKRPTESNHRNSCLEAMNSAAEYEPWFGIEQEYTLLDNDLHPFGWPKNGFPGPQGPYYCGVGANKVFGRDIVEAHYRAALYAGVNISGTNAEVMPAQWEFQVGPCEGITMGDDLWMARYILHRVAEDFGVNVSLDPKPMKGEWNGAGAHCNFSTKAMREENGIAEIEKAIEKLSRCHVKHIKAYDPHEGKDNERRLTGRCETSSIHDFSAGVANRGCSIRVPRGVAEERKGYLEDRRPASNSDPYQVTEVVVRTTCLEQ